The Desmonostoc muscorum LEGE 12446 genome includes a region encoding these proteins:
- the metH gene encoding methionine synthase, which yields MTHPFLERLRSPDSPVLVFDGAMGTNLQTQNLTAEDFGGPQYEGCNEYLVHTKPEAVAKVHRDFLAAGADVIETDTFGSTSIVLAEYDLADQAYYLSKTAAELAKRVAAEFSTPEKPRFVAGSIGPTTKLPTLGHIDFDTMKATFAEQAEALWDGGVDLFLVETCQDVLQIKAALNGIEEVFAKKGDRRPLMVSVTMESMGTMLVGSEISAVLTILAPYPIDILGLNCATGPDLMKPHIKYLAEHSPFIVSCIPNAGLPENVGGQAHYRLTPLELRMALMHFVEDLGVQVIGGCCGTRPEHIQQLAEVAKDLKPKVRQPSLEPAAASIYTTQPYDQDNSFLIVGERLNASGSKKCRDLLNAEDWDGLVSMARAQVKEGAHILDVNVDYVGRDGVRDMHELVSRIVNNVTLPLMLDSTEWEKMEAGLKIAGGKCLLNSTNYEDGEPRFLKVLELAKKYGAGIVIGTIDEDGMARTAEKKFQIAQRAYRQAVEYGIPPTEIFFDTLALPISTGIEEDRENGKATIESIRRIRQELPGCHVILGVSNISFGLNPASRMVLNSVFLHEATQVGMDAAIVSASKILPLSKIEERHQEICRQLIYDERKFEGDVCVYDPLGELTTVFAGVTTKRDRSLDESLPIPERLKRHIIDGERIGLEEHLKKALEEYPPLEIINTFLLDGMKVVGELFGSGQMQLPFVLQSAETMKAAVAFLEPFMEKSESGNNAKGTFIIATVKGDVHDIGKNLVDIILSNNGYKVINLGIKQPVENIINAYEQHKADCIAMSGLLVKSTAFMKENLEVFNEKGITVPVILGGAALTPKFVHEDCQNTYKGKVVYGKDAFSDLHFMDKLMPAKTAGNWEDLQGFLNEVETAEVSTNGNKEPKATTSEETSAEPKIVDTRRSEAVAVDIERPTPPFWGTQLLQPSDIPIEEIFWHLDLQALIAGQWQFRKPKEQSKEEYQAFLAEKVYPVLETWKQRIIEENLLHPQVIYGYFPCQSEGNSLHVWNQSQQVTTFEFPRQKSLRRLCIADFFAPKESGIIDVFPMQAVTVGEIATEFAQKLFAANQYTDYLYFHGMAVQIAEAVAEWAHARIRRELGFTAEEPDNIRDMLAQRYRGSRYSFGYPACPNIQDQYKQLELLQTDRINLYMDESEQLYPEQSTTAIITYHPVAKYFSA from the coding sequence ATGACTCATCCTTTCCTTGAACGCCTGCGTAGTCCAGATAGCCCAGTCCTCGTCTTTGACGGGGCGATGGGAACCAACCTCCAAACCCAAAACCTGACAGCAGAAGACTTTGGCGGTCCCCAGTATGAAGGTTGTAACGAATACTTAGTCCACACTAAACCCGAAGCTGTCGCTAAAGTTCACCGCGACTTTCTCGCCGCTGGTGCTGATGTCATTGAAACCGATACCTTTGGCAGTACGTCCATTGTGCTGGCAGAATATGACTTGGCAGACCAAGCTTATTACCTCAGCAAGACAGCCGCAGAACTCGCCAAGCGTGTCGCTGCGGAATTTTCCACTCCCGAAAAACCCCGATTTGTGGCTGGTTCCATTGGTCCGACAACCAAACTACCAACCTTGGGACACATTGACTTTGACACCATGAAAGCTACTTTTGCTGAACAAGCAGAAGCACTGTGGGATGGTGGTGTGGATTTATTCCTAGTGGAAACTTGCCAAGATGTGCTGCAAATTAAAGCGGCGCTGAATGGCATTGAAGAAGTGTTTGCCAAAAAAGGCGATCGCCGTCCGTTGATGGTGTCTGTGACAATGGAAAGCATGGGCACAATGTTGGTAGGTTCAGAAATCAGCGCTGTGCTGACAATTTTGGCACCTTACCCAATTGATATTCTCGGTTTGAACTGCGCCACAGGCCCGGACTTGATGAAACCACATATCAAGTATCTGGCAGAACATTCACCTTTCATCGTTTCCTGTATTCCCAACGCGGGTTTACCTGAGAACGTCGGCGGTCAAGCACACTACCGCCTAACACCGTTGGAATTACGGATGGCGCTGATGCACTTTGTTGAAGATTTGGGTGTCCAAGTGATCGGGGGTTGCTGTGGGACTCGTCCAGAACACATTCAACAATTGGCAGAAGTCGCCAAAGACCTGAAGCCAAAAGTTAGACAACCTAGCTTAGAACCAGCGGCAGCATCAATTTACACCACTCAACCCTACGACCAAGATAATTCCTTCTTGATTGTTGGCGAACGTCTTAACGCCAGTGGTTCCAAAAAGTGCCGCGATTTGCTAAATGCCGAAGATTGGGATGGACTCGTGTCAATGGCGAGGGCGCAAGTCAAAGAAGGCGCACACATTCTTGATGTCAACGTCGATTATGTCGGACGTGATGGTGTGCGGGATATGCACGAACTAGTTTCGCGCATCGTTAATAATGTGACATTGCCTTTAATGCTTGATTCCACCGAATGGGAAAAAATGGAGGCAGGTTTAAAGATAGCTGGTGGTAAATGTTTGCTGAACTCCACCAACTACGAAGACGGCGAACCGCGCTTTTTGAAAGTGTTGGAGTTGGCCAAAAAGTACGGTGCTGGCATAGTCATCGGTACTATCGATGAAGACGGGATGGCGCGGACAGCTGAGAAAAAGTTTCAAATTGCTCAACGTGCTTACCGCCAAGCTGTAGAATATGGCATACCTCCCACAGAAATATTCTTTGATACCCTAGCTTTACCAATTTCCACAGGGATTGAAGAAGACCGAGAAAACGGCAAAGCTACCATTGAATCTATCCGGCGCATTCGTCAAGAATTGCCTGGATGTCATGTGATTTTGGGTGTTTCCAATATTTCCTTTGGTTTAAATCCCGCGTCGCGGATGGTGTTGAACTCGGTGTTTTTGCACGAAGCGACACAAGTGGGAATGGATGCAGCAATTGTGAGTGCCAGCAAGATTTTACCACTGTCTAAGATTGAAGAACGCCATCAAGAAATCTGTCGTCAGTTGATTTATGATGAGCGGAAATTTGAGGGTGATGTTTGCGTATACGATCCATTGGGAGAGCTTACCACAGTATTTGCTGGGGTAACGACAAAACGCGATCGCTCCTTAGACGAAAGTCTCCCCATTCCAGAACGTCTCAAACGCCACATCATTGACGGCGAACGCATTGGCTTAGAAGAACATCTCAAAAAAGCCTTAGAAGAATATCCCCCCTTAGAAATTATCAACACCTTCCTGCTAGATGGCATGAAAGTTGTCGGGGAATTATTCGGTTCTGGACAAATGCAACTACCCTTCGTGTTACAGTCTGCCGAAACCATGAAGGCGGCTGTTGCGTTTCTAGAACCGTTCATGGAAAAATCAGAATCAGGTAACAATGCCAAGGGAACGTTTATCATTGCCACAGTCAAAGGCGATGTCCACGACATTGGTAAAAACTTAGTAGACATCATCTTGTCCAACAACGGCTACAAGGTGATTAACCTGGGAATTAAACAGCCGGTAGAAAACATCATCAACGCTTACGAACAGCACAAAGCTGATTGTATTGCCATGAGTGGTTTGCTGGTAAAATCCACCGCCTTCATGAAAGAAAACTTGGAGGTATTCAACGAAAAGGGAATTACCGTACCTGTAATTTTAGGCGGTGCCGCCTTGACTCCGAAATTTGTGCATGAAGATTGCCAAAACACTTACAAAGGTAAAGTAGTTTATGGCAAAGATGCCTTTTCTGACTTGCATTTCATGGATAAATTAATGCCAGCAAAGACTGCTGGTAACTGGGAAGATTTGCAGGGATTTTTGAACGAAGTTGAAACGGCTGAAGTTTCGACAAATGGTAACAAAGAACCAAAAGCGACAACTTCTGAAGAAACATCTGCTGAACCAAAAATAGTAGATACGAGACGTTCTGAAGCTGTGGCTGTAGATATTGAACGTCCCACACCACCTTTCTGGGGAACGCAGTTATTGCAGCCTAGTGATATTCCCATTGAGGAAATATTCTGGCACTTGGATTTACAAGCTTTAATTGCTGGACAGTGGCAATTCCGCAAACCAAAAGAACAATCGAAGGAAGAATATCAAGCATTCTTAGCTGAGAAAGTGTACCCAGTTTTAGAAACTTGGAAACAGCGGATTATTGAGGAAAATCTGTTGCATCCCCAAGTGATTTACGGGTATTTCCCTTGTCAATCTGAGGGGAATTCTCTACATGTATGGAACCAATCACAGCAGGTTACAACTTTTGAGTTTCCTAGACAGAAGTCATTAAGGCGGCTGTGCATAGCAGATTTCTTTGCACCCAAAGAATCGGGAATTATTGATGTCTTCCCCATGCAGGCGGTGACTGTGGGTGAAATTGCCACAGAATTCGCCCAAAAGCTATTTGCTGCTAATCAATACACCGATTACCTGTATTTCCACGGTATGGCGGTGCAGATAGCAGAGGCTGTGGCGGAGTGGGCACACGCCAGAATTCGCCGTGAGTTAGGCTTTACTGCCGAAGAACCAGATAATATTCGGGATATGTTAGCACAACGCTATCGTGGCTCACGGTATAGTTTTGGGTATCCAGCTTGCCCGAATATCCAAGACCAATACAAGCAACTGGAGTTATTGCAAACTGACAGGATTAACTTGTATATGGATGAAAGCGAACAACTTTATCCAGAACAATCAACAACGGCGATTATTACCTATCACCCAGTAGCGAAGTACTTTAGCGCGTAG
- a CDS encoding LmeA family phospholipid-binding protein, which produces MFGGLTGLQNPKGTDWGEQMLNTVASQTIRHLFTQSESVEVFVRCYPSSKLLQGSIDSFKMSGRGLVIRRDFAVEEMSFETDAVAIDFGSVLSGKLSLKQPTQAIAQVILSEAGINDAFNAELVKKRLLNLTVPSLTELSGGEPVSFTEVRVQLLPENRLQLVAKADLSNGELVPLSMTLTIGIERRRRVSFKDPKIELDQVPEAQRQISQTLSVALVEILDNMVDLDRFDLDGVKMRLNRLETEGQKLIFSGYAEIERIPHNA; this is translated from the coding sequence ATGTTCGGCGGACTTACTGGTTTACAAAATCCTAAAGGCACAGATTGGGGAGAGCAGATGCTCAATACAGTCGCCAGCCAAACGATTCGCCACTTGTTTACCCAAAGCGAGTCAGTAGAAGTCTTTGTGCGCTGCTATCCCTCCAGCAAACTGTTGCAAGGCAGCATTGATAGCTTCAAAATGAGCGGTCGTGGCTTAGTAATCCGTAGAGATTTTGCGGTGGAGGAGATGTCATTTGAAACCGATGCGGTGGCTATTGACTTTGGCTCGGTCTTAAGTGGCAAACTCAGTCTCAAGCAACCTACTCAAGCGATCGCCCAAGTAATTTTATCAGAAGCAGGTATCAACGACGCCTTCAATGCTGAACTAGTGAAAAAGCGCTTGCTTAACCTCACCGTACCATCACTGACAGAATTATCTGGCGGTGAACCAGTTTCCTTTACGGAAGTCAGGGTACAGCTATTGCCTGAAAATCGGTTGCAGCTTGTAGCCAAGGCAGATTTAAGTAATGGCGAACTTGTGCCTTTAAGTATGACTCTAACTATAGGCATTGAAAGGCGGCGGCGAGTTTCTTTCAAAGACCCGAAAATTGAACTTGACCAAGTACCAGAAGCACAACGCCAAATCTCCCAAACCTTGAGCGTAGCACTGGTGGAAATTTTAGATAATATGGTCGATTTAGATCGATTTGACCTTGATGGAGTGAAGATGCGGCTCAACCGATTAGAAACTGAAGGTCAAAAATTAATTTTCAGTGGATATGCTGAGATTGAGCGAATTCCACATAACGCTTGA
- a CDS encoding UDP-glucuronic acid decarboxylase family protein, with product MRILVTGGAGFIGSHLIDRLMNEGHEIICLDNFYTGHKRNILKWLGHPYFELIRHDITEPIRLEVDQIYHLACPASPVHYQYNPVKTVKTNVMGTLNMLGLAKRVKARFFLASTSEVYGDPEVHPQTEEYRGSVNPIGIRSCYDEGKRIAETLAFDYYRQNKVDIRVVRIFNTYGPRMLENDGRVVSNFIVQALRGNPLTVYGDGSQTRSFCYVSDLVEGFIRLMNGEYVGPVNLGNPGEYTILQLAQAVQNMINPDAQIKFEPLPSDDPRRRQPDITKAKTWLNWEPTIPLQEGLKLTIEDFRDRINNDGKNSAS from the coding sequence ATGAGAATTTTAGTGACGGGCGGTGCTGGGTTTATTGGTTCCCATCTCATCGACCGACTAATGAACGAAGGGCATGAAATAATATGCTTGGATAATTTTTACACGGGTCATAAACGTAACATCCTGAAATGGCTAGGACATCCGTACTTTGAATTAATCCGCCATGATATTACTGAGCCAATTCGCTTAGAAGTGGATCAAATTTATCATTTAGCTTGTCCTGCTTCTCCAGTACATTACCAATACAACCCAGTAAAAACCGTTAAAACTAACGTGATGGGAACACTGAATATGTTGGGGCTGGCCAAGCGTGTGAAAGCTAGGTTTTTCTTGGCTTCAACTAGCGAAGTATACGGAGACCCAGAAGTTCATCCTCAAACCGAAGAGTATAGGGGTAGCGTCAATCCCATTGGCATACGTTCATGCTACGACGAAGGCAAAAGAATCGCTGAAACTCTCGCTTTTGATTACTACAGGCAAAATAAAGTTGATATTCGAGTTGTTCGGATATTCAACACCTACGGACCGAGAATGTTAGAAAACGATGGTCGGGTGGTGAGCAATTTTATAGTTCAAGCCTTGCGGGGTAATCCTTTAACCGTCTACGGTGATGGTTCGCAAACTCGGAGTTTTTGCTACGTTTCCGATTTGGTGGAAGGATTTATCCGATTGATGAATGGCGAGTATGTTGGGCCAGTAAATCTGGGTAATCCTGGTGAATATACGATTTTACAATTGGCACAAGCTGTGCAAAACATGATCAACCCAGATGCACAGATTAAGTTTGAGCCATTACCTTCGGACGATCCCCGGCGTCGCCAGCCTGATATCACAAAAGCAAAAACTTGGTTAAATTGGGAACCTACCATTCCTCTGCAAGAGGGGTTAAAACTGACAATAGAAGATTTCCGCGATCGCATAAACAACGATGGCAAGAATTCAGCCTCCTGA
- a CDS encoding UDP-glucose dehydrogenase family protein has translation MRVCVIGTGYVGLVTGACLAHIGHDVICVDNNEEKVKLMKSGQSPIFEPGLSEIMQSAIQADKIHFTSDLAAGVTHGEILFIAVGTPPLPTGESDTRYVEAVARGIGENLNGGYKVIVNKSTVPIGSGDWVRMIVLDGIAERQKTLVPAGGVSSEDKLPEFVAEFDVVSNPEFLREGSAVYDTFNPDRIVLGGNSPRAIALMEQLYAPIVERKHAADPSLPPVPILATDLSSAEMIKYAANAFLATKISFINEVANICDRVGADVTQVAKGIGLDSRIGNKFLQAGIGWGGSCFPKDVSALIHTADDYGYEAELLKAAVNVNDRQRLIALEKLQQVLKILKGKTVGLLGLTFKPDTDDMRDAPALNLIEQLNRLGAKVKAYDPIVSQTGMRHGLSGVLVETDAERLADGCDALVLVTEWQQFKTLDYLKMAKLMSHPVIIDGRNFLDPEVMVRAGFQYVGVGR, from the coding sequence ATGCGTGTTTGCGTAATTGGTACTGGTTACGTCGGTTTAGTTACAGGTGCTTGCTTGGCTCATATTGGACATGATGTCATTTGCGTAGATAACAACGAAGAAAAAGTTAAATTAATGAAGTCTGGGCAGTCTCCAATTTTTGAACCGGGACTCTCAGAAATCATGCAGTCTGCTATTCAAGCAGACAAAATTCATTTCACAAGTGACCTCGCTGCCGGAGTCACCCACGGAGAAATTCTGTTTATTGCCGTGGGAACACCACCTTTACCCACTGGTGAGAGTGACACTCGCTACGTTGAAGCTGTAGCCCGTGGTATTGGGGAAAATCTCAACGGTGGTTACAAAGTCATCGTGAACAAATCTACAGTGCCCATTGGTTCAGGTGACTGGGTGCGGATGATTGTTCTCGATGGTATTGCTGAACGTCAAAAAACATTAGTACCCGCAGGTGGAGTGTCGAGTGAAGATAAACTACCTGAGTTTGTAGCCGAGTTTGATGTAGTCAGCAATCCAGAATTTTTGCGCGAAGGTTCAGCAGTTTACGACACCTTCAACCCCGATCGCATTGTACTAGGAGGCAATAGTCCAAGGGCAATAGCCTTAATGGAACAACTGTATGCCCCAATTGTAGAACGCAAGCACGCAGCCGATCCATCTTTACCCCCAGTACCAATTCTGGCAACAGACCTCAGTTCGGCAGAAATGATCAAATACGCCGCTAATGCGTTTTTAGCTACTAAGATTAGTTTTATTAATGAAGTCGCTAATATTTGCGATCGCGTTGGTGCTGATGTTACCCAAGTAGCCAAAGGTATTGGTTTAGACTCCCGCATTGGTAACAAATTTTTACAAGCTGGTATTGGTTGGGGTGGTTCTTGCTTCCCCAAAGATGTCTCTGCCCTAATTCACACTGCTGATGACTACGGCTATGAAGCTGAATTACTCAAAGCCGCAGTCAACGTCAACGACCGCCAACGTTTAATTGCTCTGGAAAAACTCCAACAAGTCCTCAAAATCCTCAAAGGCAAAACTGTTGGGCTACTCGGTCTGACCTTTAAGCCTGATACCGATGATATGCGGGATGCTCCAGCACTCAACCTCATTGAACAGCTAAACCGACTGGGAGCTAAAGTCAAAGCCTACGATCCCATTGTTTCCCAAACAGGTATGCGTCATGGACTTTCTGGCGTACTAGTAGAAACCGATGCCGAAAGACTAGCTGACGGTTGCGATGCTTTGGTACTCGTCACCGAATGGCAACAGTTCAAAACCCTCGACTACCTGAAGATGGCAAAATTGATGAGCCACCCTGTAATTATTGATGGACGTAACTTCCTCGACCCCGAAGTAATGGTGCGGGCTGGATTCCAATATGTAGGCGTTGGAAGATAG